Genomic segment of Ruegeria sp. TM1040:
TGTCTGTTCTGCGCGAAGAAGCTCTGAAGAGCAAAGCCTGGCCGTTTGAAGAAGCACGCCGCATTCTCAAACGTTACGCCAAGGGCGCGCCGGAAAAGGGCTATGTGCTCTTTGAAACAGGCTATGGGCCCTCCGGCCTGCCCCATATCGGCACCTTTGGCGAGGTGGCCCGCACCACCATGATCAAAACCGCTTTCGAGGTGATCTCCGACATTCCGACCAAGCTGATCTGCTTTTCCGATGACCTTGACGGGATGCGCAAGATCCCCGGCAACGTGCCCAACGCCGAGAGCCTCACCGAGCATCTGCAAAAGCCGCTCACCTCGGTGCCGGACCCGTTTGGGACGCATGAGAGCTTTGGCCACCATAACAACGCAATGCTCCGCCGCTTCCTCGACACCTTCGGCTTTGAGTATGAGTTCTACTCCGCCACCGAGTTCTACGGCTCCGGCCAGTTCGACGAAGTGCTGAAGCGCGCGGTCGACAAATACGATGACATCATGGCGATCATGCTGAAGTCCCTGCGTGAAGAGCGCCGCCAGACCTATTCGATCTTCCTGCCGATCCACCCCGAGACCGGCCGCGTCCTTTATGTGCCGATGAAAAAGGTCTGCGCCGAGACCTATACCATCACCTTTGACGATGAAGACGGTCGCGAGTGGACCCTGCCGGTGACCGGCGGCAATGTGAAACTGCAGTGGAAGCCTGACTTTGGCGCCCGCTGGGCCGCGCTTGGCGTCGACTTCGAGATGTACGGCAAGGACCACTCCACCAATACACCGATTTATGACGGCATCTGCCGGGTGCTGGGCCAGCGCGCGCCGGAGCATTTCACCTATGAATTGTTCCTCGATGAAAACGGCCAGAAGATCTCCAAGACCTCCGGCAATGGCGTCTCCATCGACGAATGGCTGACCTACGCTTCGACCGAAAGCCTTGCGTATTTCATGTATCAAAAGCCCAAGACCGCCAAGCGGATGCATTTTGACGTGATCCCCAAGGCAGTGGATGAATATCACCAGCAATTGCGGGCCTATCACGGTCAGGACCTGAAGGCGCAGCTCAGCAACCCGGTCTGGCACATCCACGGCGGCAACGTCCCGCAGTCGGATATGGTGGTGCCGTTCTCGATGCTCTTGAACATCGCCAGCGTCTCCAACGCCGAAGACAAGGAAACCCTCTGGGGCTTCATCAACAAATACGCGCCCGACGCCACTGCCGAGACCCACCCCGGCATGGATCAGGCCGCAGGCCATGCAGTGCGCTATTTCAACGACTTTGTGAAACCCGCAAAAACCTACCGCCTGCCCACCGATCAGGAGCGCGCTGCGCTCACGGATCTGGCCGATGCGCTGCGCTCTTCCGAGGCGGCACTGGCCGCGATCGCCAAGAAAAACGAACTGGTCGGCAATGATGATCCGCTGCCCGAGGCCAACTTTGCCGACGAAGAGTTCCTGCAGTCGGTGGTCTTTGCGATTGGCAAGATCCACGGGTTCGAGCCCCTTCGTGCCTGGTTCTCTGCGATCTACGAGGTGCTTCTGGGTGCAAGCCAGGGACCACGTTTTGGCGGCTTCATCGCGCTCTATGGCGTCGAGGACACCATCACGCTGATCGAAAGCGCCTTGGCGGGCGATCTGGTCTGAGACCTACAAACACCAATAATCATACAACGGGCGTCCCAAGTGGGCGCCCGTTTTCCGTTGGCCGTTTTCCGTTAATCCATCACATCAGCTGCGGAGCTGCCTGCAGGCAGGTTCAGATCGAAAGGCCTGACAAACGTCTCGCCGCACGCGATCCCTGCTGCGCTTGCCTCCACACCCTCCCCGTTTTTTGACCGAATACGCCGACACGCTATCTCATCTCGTATCGGGTGTTGGTACGGAGGAGTTTTGTGATGCGGATGATGGTGACATTTGGCCTTGTGGCCGCGCTGGCGGTGGCGACGCTTGGCACGCCGGCCAAGGCGCAAAAGGAGCCGATCACCGGCGTCATTGGAGCCCAGATCGAGGCCTTCCAAGCCAATGATATGGGGACCGCCTTTGGGTTTGCCTCGCCCAATATTCGCGCGCTGTTTGGCACGCCGGAACGGTTCGCCACCATGGTCGAACAGGGCTATCCGATGGTCTGGCGTCCGGCAGATGTGCGCTACCTCGAACTGCGCGAGGTGGCCGGAAATCTCTGGCAACGCGTCATGGTGACCGATGCCGATGGCGATATCCACATGCTCGACTATCAGATGATTGAGACTGAAGCAGGTTGGAAAATCAACGCTGTACAGCTGATCAAGGCCCCGGGCGCCAACGTCTGAAACGGCCAAGACCCCGCCGGGTGTTGCGCGGGCTGCGTACGCCCTCCTGAGCGGGATTTAAGACCGGACTGCTAGAACCTTTCCTCACTCCCGACGTGGTGGAACAGGAAAGGGTCTACATATGAACAAGGCAATCACCGACGGTCTGCAACTGATGCCGCCCGCGTTTTCTCAGGGCCTTGGCGTCTGGTCCAGCGGCGATGGCACGCCCGGCTCTGACACTTATGACGGCGCCGCCAATGCGGCACTTGTGGCGGGGGATGCTGATTTTGGCGGCTGCCTTGAGCTGCAGAAAACCGACAGCACCCAGCGCCTGCGCTACATGGGCGAGACCCCGATCCTGCCGGGCTGCTATCTGCGCGTGACCGCCCGCGTCAAAGCCATGAGCGGTGCCCTTCCGACAGTGCGCATTGCAGGCTGGGCCGGTGCGGCGAACAACAGCCATGTCTCCGGCGTCATCGAGAGCGGGCCGGGCACCACCCTCAGCGCCTATGGCGAGGTGGTCGAGGTGCAGGCCATCGTCGGCACCGGCAGCCGATCCGGCGTTGATATGCCCTGGGGGCTGGACGCCGCCT
This window contains:
- a CDS encoding lysine--tRNA ligase; its protein translation is MSVLREEALKSKAWPFEEARRILKRYAKGAPEKGYVLFETGYGPSGLPHIGTFGEVARTTMIKTAFEVISDIPTKLICFSDDLDGMRKIPGNVPNAESLTEHLQKPLTSVPDPFGTHESFGHHNNAMLRRFLDTFGFEYEFYSATEFYGSGQFDEVLKRAVDKYDDIMAIMLKSLREERRQTYSIFLPIHPETGRVLYVPMKKVCAETYTITFDDEDGREWTLPVTGGNVKLQWKPDFGARWAALGVDFEMYGKDHSTNTPIYDGICRVLGQRAPEHFTYELFLDENGQKISKTSGNGVSIDEWLTYASTESLAYFMYQKPKTAKRMHFDVIPKAVDEYHQQLRAYHGQDLKAQLSNPVWHIHGGNVPQSDMVVPFSMLLNIASVSNAEDKETLWGFINKYAPDATAETHPGMDQAAGHAVRYFNDFVKPAKTYRLPTDQERAALTDLADALRSSEAALAAIAKKNELVGNDDPLPEANFADEEFLQSVVFAIGKIHGFEPLRAWFSAIYEVLLGASQGPRFGGFIALYGVEDTITLIESALAGDLV
- a CDS encoding DUF4864 domain-containing protein encodes the protein MRMMVTFGLVAALAVATLGTPAKAQKEPITGVIGAQIEAFQANDMGTAFGFASPNIRALFGTPERFATMVEQGYPMVWRPADVRYLELREVAGNLWQRVMVTDADGDIHMLDYQMIETEAGWKINAVQLIKAPGANV